The window CGAGCTTCTCGAGGAGACCGGTTATGCCGCGGACGCACGATCGATAGAAACGCTCGGCAGCGGATACTATTCATCGCCGGGGCTTTTTACGGAGCGGGTATACCTCACCGCGGTCGATATCACCGATGTGCAGGCGGGAACAATAGAAGGAGACGGTTCGCCCATGGAAGAAGCGGGAAGTCTCGTCACGGTACCGCTCGCCGAAGCGCTTACGTGGTGCATGAGCGGAAAGATCGCCAACGGCGCCACCGAGATAGCATTGCGCAGATTCGCCGCACGCCGCATGTCCGTACCCGACGGGGAGCGCATCACCGCGGTACTGCAGAACCGCTTCGCGCGCATTTCCGAGGAATTGGGAAGGATGAAACGCGAGCACGAGGGCTACAATCGCCTCATCCGTGAATTCCAGGCGAACGTAACGCATGAGCTCAAGCACCCCATCGCGAACATCATGGGATACGTCAACCTCATCAAGAAAGGCAATCTTCCGGACGACATACGTGAGAAGGCGTTCTCCGTCATCAGCGAGAACATCGCGAAGATGTCCAAGGTGAGCGAGAACCTCATCGCGACCGCGCTCTCCGGCGACGCCATCGAGAACAGCAACACCGTGTTCTCCCCCGCCGACGAGATCGCCTCCGTCATAGCCGAGGCGAGCTTCCTCTACGATCCGTCGACCGTCGGCATATCGGTGACGATAGAGCCCGGCGTTACGCAGCTCATCGGCGTCCGCGAGCGATTCCACCTCATCGCCGACGGCATCATCACGA is drawn from Spirochaetota bacterium and contains these coding sequences:
- a CDS encoding ATP-binding protein — encoded protein: MREKKASDITFTESVPAVTLSTGFVTLTRLLAQNVYDDGSRSKPYPCDIITRPKLDAVAVLPYIFRDGITNIVLRSSIRPVVRYREKEIDDAGQFASIDFIEIPAGLLEEKDGNGEEGIRRCAARELLEETGYAADARSIETLGSGYYSSPGLFTERVYLTAVDITDVQAGTIEGDGSPMEEAGSLVTVPLAEALTWCMSGKIANGATEIALRRFAARRMSVPDGERITAVLQNRFARISEELGRMKREHEGYNRLIREFQANVTHELKHPIANIMGYVNLIKKGNLPDDIREKAFSVISENIAKMSKVSENLIATALSGDAIENSNTVFSPADEIASVIAEASFLYDPSTVGISVTIEPGVTQLIGVRERFHLIADGIITNALKFTREGKVAVFVREVTSMDGTIDFSPDLFNYHSMKDIRPFEIELAVADTGIGVPKAKIKSIFKPFYQIDSGFDREYGGMGLGLFVVKNIVDAMQGTIDIESDTGRGTTVRVRLPLGKVTE